In a single window of the Pelodiscus sinensis isolate JC-2024 chromosome 18, ASM4963464v1, whole genome shotgun sequence genome:
- the STX16 gene encoding syntaxin-16 isoform X4 — MATRRLTDAFLLLRNNAIQNRQLLAEQLADDRMALVSGISLDPEAAIGVTKRLPPKWVDGVGEIQDDINRIKLKMKELASLHDKYLNRPTLDDSSEEEHAIEITTQEITQLFHRCQRAVQALQSRSRNCTEQEERVLRNVVSSLAQSLQELSTNFRHAQSDYLKRMKNREERSKHFFDTSVPLMDDGEDNTLYDRGFTNDQLALVEENTLMVEEREREIRQIVQSISDLNEIFRDLGTMIVEQGTVLDRIDYNVEQSYIKTEEGLKQLNKAEQYQKKNRKMLVILILFVIVIVLIVVLVGVKSH; from the exons ATGGCCACCCGGCGTTTAACAGACGCGTTCTTGTTGTTGCGGAACAACGCGATCCAAAACCGGCAGCTGCTGGCCGAGCAA CTTGCTGATGATCGCATGGCACTAGTATCCGGGATCAGTTTAGATCCTGAAGCAGCAATTGGTGTAACAAAGAGACTACCTCCCAAATGGGTTGATGGAGTGGGAGAA aTTCAAGATGATATCAACAGGATTAAACTGAAGATGAAAGAATTAGCCAGTCTTCATGACAAATATTTAAACAGACCTACTTTGGATGATAGCAGTGAAGAAGAACATGCAATAGAAATTACTACCCAAGAGATCACACAG CTATTTCACAGATGCCAGAGAGCAGTGCAGGCCTTGCAAAGCAGGTCACGTAATTGTACAGAACAAGAAGAACGTGTTCTCAGAAATGTAGTGTCTTCCTTAGCACAGTCCCTTCAGGAACTATCCACCAACTTTAGGCATGCACAGTCTGACTATCTCAAAC GCATGAAGAATCGAGAAGAAAGATCCAAGCATTTCTTTGACACATCAGTCCCACTTATGGATGATGGAGAGGATAATACTCTTTATGACCGG GGTTTTACAAATGACCAGTTAGCATTGGTGGAAGAAAACACATTAATGGTGGAAGAGCGGGAACGAGAAATTCGCCAGATTGTACAATCAATCTCTGATCTTAATGAAATATTTAGGGACCTTGGAACAATGATAGTGGAACAG GGTACAGTGCTGGACAGAATTGACTACAATGTTGAACAGTCGTATATAAAAACTGAGGAGGGATTGAAACAATTAAATAAG GCTGAGCAATATCAGAAGAAGAATCGGAAGATGCttgtcattttaattttatttgtaatAGTAATTGTCCTTATTGTTGTCCTTGTTGGTGTAAAGTCACACTAG
- the STX16 gene encoding syntaxin-16 isoform X3, which yields MATRRLTDAFLLLRNNAIQNRQLLAEQELDELADDRMALVSGISLDPEAAIGVTKRLPPKWVDGVGEIQDDINRIKLKMKELASLHDKYLNRPTLDDSSEEEHAIEITTQEITQLFHRCQRAVQALQSRSRNCTEQEERVLRNVVSSLAQSLQELSTNFRHAQSDYLKRMKNREERSKHFFDTSVPLMDDGEDNTLYDRGFTNDQLALVEENTLMVEEREREIRQIVQSISDLNEIFRDLGTMIVEQGTVLDRIDYNVEQSYIKTEEGLKQLNKAEQYQKKNRKMLVILILFVIVIVLIVVLVGVKSH from the exons ATGGCCACCCGGCGTTTAACAGACGCGTTCTTGTTGTTGCGGAACAACGCGATCCAAAACCGGCAGCTGCTGGCCGAGCAA GAGCTGGATGAG CTTGCTGATGATCGCATGGCACTAGTATCCGGGATCAGTTTAGATCCTGAAGCAGCAATTGGTGTAACAAAGAGACTACCTCCCAAATGGGTTGATGGAGTGGGAGAA aTTCAAGATGATATCAACAGGATTAAACTGAAGATGAAAGAATTAGCCAGTCTTCATGACAAATATTTAAACAGACCTACTTTGGATGATAGCAGTGAAGAAGAACATGCAATAGAAATTACTACCCAAGAGATCACACAG CTATTTCACAGATGCCAGAGAGCAGTGCAGGCCTTGCAAAGCAGGTCACGTAATTGTACAGAACAAGAAGAACGTGTTCTCAGAAATGTAGTGTCTTCCTTAGCACAGTCCCTTCAGGAACTATCCACCAACTTTAGGCATGCACAGTCTGACTATCTCAAAC GCATGAAGAATCGAGAAGAAAGATCCAAGCATTTCTTTGACACATCAGTCCCACTTATGGATGATGGAGAGGATAATACTCTTTATGACCGG GGTTTTACAAATGACCAGTTAGCATTGGTGGAAGAAAACACATTAATGGTGGAAGAGCGGGAACGAGAAATTCGCCAGATTGTACAATCAATCTCTGATCTTAATGAAATATTTAGGGACCTTGGAACAATGATAGTGGAACAG GGTACAGTGCTGGACAGAATTGACTACAATGTTGAACAGTCGTATATAAAAACTGAGGAGGGATTGAAACAATTAAATAAG GCTGAGCAATATCAGAAGAAGAATCGGAAGATGCttgtcattttaattttatttgtaatAGTAATTGTCCTTATTGTTGTCCTTGTTGGTGTAAAGTCACACTAG
- the STX16 gene encoding syntaxin-16 isoform X1 yields the protein MATRRLTDAFLLLRNNAIQNRQLLAEQVSSYSSSSPLNSRSMAAAELDELADDRMALVSGISLDPEAAIGVTKRLPPKWVDGVGEIQDDINRIKLKMKELASLHDKYLNRPTLDDSSEEEHAIEITTQEITQLFHRCQRAVQALQSRSRNCTEQEERVLRNVVSSLAQSLQELSTNFRHAQSDYLKRMKNREERSKHFFDTSVPLMDDGEDNTLYDRGFTNDQLALVEENTLMVEEREREIRQIVQSISDLNEIFRDLGTMIVEQGTVLDRIDYNVEQSYIKTEEGLKQLNKAEQYQKKNRKMLVILILFVIVIVLIVVLVGVKSH from the exons ATGGCCACCCGGCGTTTAACAGACGCGTTCTTGTTGTTGCGGAACAACGCGATCCAAAACCGGCAGCTGCTGGCCGAGCAAGTGAGTAGTTACAGCTCCTCCAGCCCTCTGAATTCACGTAGCATGGCTGCTGCG GAGCTGGATGAG CTTGCTGATGATCGCATGGCACTAGTATCCGGGATCAGTTTAGATCCTGAAGCAGCAATTGGTGTAACAAAGAGACTACCTCCCAAATGGGTTGATGGAGTGGGAGAA aTTCAAGATGATATCAACAGGATTAAACTGAAGATGAAAGAATTAGCCAGTCTTCATGACAAATATTTAAACAGACCTACTTTGGATGATAGCAGTGAAGAAGAACATGCAATAGAAATTACTACCCAAGAGATCACACAG CTATTTCACAGATGCCAGAGAGCAGTGCAGGCCTTGCAAAGCAGGTCACGTAATTGTACAGAACAAGAAGAACGTGTTCTCAGAAATGTAGTGTCTTCCTTAGCACAGTCCCTTCAGGAACTATCCACCAACTTTAGGCATGCACAGTCTGACTATCTCAAAC GCATGAAGAATCGAGAAGAAAGATCCAAGCATTTCTTTGACACATCAGTCCCACTTATGGATGATGGAGAGGATAATACTCTTTATGACCGG GGTTTTACAAATGACCAGTTAGCATTGGTGGAAGAAAACACATTAATGGTGGAAGAGCGGGAACGAGAAATTCGCCAGATTGTACAATCAATCTCTGATCTTAATGAAATATTTAGGGACCTTGGAACAATGATAGTGGAACAG GGTACAGTGCTGGACAGAATTGACTACAATGTTGAACAGTCGTATATAAAAACTGAGGAGGGATTGAAACAATTAAATAAG GCTGAGCAATATCAGAAGAAGAATCGGAAGATGCttgtcattttaattttatttgtaatAGTAATTGTCCTTATTGTTGTCCTTGTTGGTGTAAAGTCACACTAG
- the STX16 gene encoding syntaxin-16 isoform X2, which translates to MATRRLTDAFLLLRNNAIQNRQLLAEQVSSYSSSSPLNSRSMAAALADDRMALVSGISLDPEAAIGVTKRLPPKWVDGVGEIQDDINRIKLKMKELASLHDKYLNRPTLDDSSEEEHAIEITTQEITQLFHRCQRAVQALQSRSRNCTEQEERVLRNVVSSLAQSLQELSTNFRHAQSDYLKRMKNREERSKHFFDTSVPLMDDGEDNTLYDRGFTNDQLALVEENTLMVEEREREIRQIVQSISDLNEIFRDLGTMIVEQGTVLDRIDYNVEQSYIKTEEGLKQLNKAEQYQKKNRKMLVILILFVIVIVLIVVLVGVKSH; encoded by the exons ATGGCCACCCGGCGTTTAACAGACGCGTTCTTGTTGTTGCGGAACAACGCGATCCAAAACCGGCAGCTGCTGGCCGAGCAAGTGAGTAGTTACAGCTCCTCCAGCCCTCTGAATTCACGTAGCATGGCTGCTGCG CTTGCTGATGATCGCATGGCACTAGTATCCGGGATCAGTTTAGATCCTGAAGCAGCAATTGGTGTAACAAAGAGACTACCTCCCAAATGGGTTGATGGAGTGGGAGAA aTTCAAGATGATATCAACAGGATTAAACTGAAGATGAAAGAATTAGCCAGTCTTCATGACAAATATTTAAACAGACCTACTTTGGATGATAGCAGTGAAGAAGAACATGCAATAGAAATTACTACCCAAGAGATCACACAG CTATTTCACAGATGCCAGAGAGCAGTGCAGGCCTTGCAAAGCAGGTCACGTAATTGTACAGAACAAGAAGAACGTGTTCTCAGAAATGTAGTGTCTTCCTTAGCACAGTCCCTTCAGGAACTATCCACCAACTTTAGGCATGCACAGTCTGACTATCTCAAAC GCATGAAGAATCGAGAAGAAAGATCCAAGCATTTCTTTGACACATCAGTCCCACTTATGGATGATGGAGAGGATAATACTCTTTATGACCGG GGTTTTACAAATGACCAGTTAGCATTGGTGGAAGAAAACACATTAATGGTGGAAGAGCGGGAACGAGAAATTCGCCAGATTGTACAATCAATCTCTGATCTTAATGAAATATTTAGGGACCTTGGAACAATGATAGTGGAACAG GGTACAGTGCTGGACAGAATTGACTACAATGTTGAACAGTCGTATATAAAAACTGAGGAGGGATTGAAACAATTAAATAAG GCTGAGCAATATCAGAAGAAGAATCGGAAGATGCttgtcattttaattttatttgtaatAGTAATTGTCCTTATTGTTGTCCTTGTTGGTGTAAAGTCACACTAG